The stretch of DNA TCAGATGTGATCGCCACGCTTGCCGTGGCGTCATTACTGGCTCAATTTAGCGGCATCGTCCCGGAAGACCCCAGACTTCATGTCATCGACCTCCTTCAAGCAGTCCATGCGGCGCCTTTGGGCACTGGATAAGTTCAGTTACAGCGTACGGGTATTCATCGCCCTGACCGGCAGCATGGCGCTGTGCTGGTACCAGAATGAAATGGCGCTGCTGATCCCGCTGTTCCTGGGGATTATCGCCAGCGCCCTGGCCGAGACCGATGACAACTGGCAAGGCCGGCTCAACGCCCTGGCCGTGACACTGGTGTGCTTCAGCACTGCGGCACTGTCCGTCGAACTGCTTTTCCCATATCCCTGGATCTTCGCGATCTTCCTGGCGCTCTCCAGCTTCGGCCTGACCATGCTCGGTGCCCTCGGCGAGCGTTATGGAGCGATCGCTTCGGCCACCCTGATTCTCTCGGTCTACACCATGATCGGCGTGGACCAGCGCGGTGGCGCCGTCACCGACTTCTGGCATGAACCCTTGCTGCTGGTGGCCGGCGCCGCGTGGTATGGCGCGCTGTCGGTGTTGTGGCAGGTGCTGTTTTCCAACCAGCCGGTGCAGCAGAGCCTGGCGCGACTGTTTCGCGAGCTGGGGCGTTACCTCAAGCTCAAGTCGTCACTGTTCGAACCGATCCGCCAACTGGATGTGGAAGCGCGGCGCCTGGAACTGGCGCAGCAGAACGGCCGCGTGGTGGCAGCACTGAACGCCGCCAAAGAGATCATCCTGCACCGGGTCGGCAATGGTCGCCCGGGCTCCAAGGTCAGCCGCTACCTCAAGCTGTACTTCCTGGCCCAGGACATCCACGAGCGCGCCAGTTCCTCGCACTACCCTTACAACGCCCTCGCCGAAGCCTTCTTCCACAGCGACGTGCTGTTCCGCTGCCAGCGCCTGCTGCGCCAGCAAGGCAAAGCCTGCCAGACCCTGGCCGAATCGATCCAGATGCGCCAGCCGTTCGTTTATGACGACAGCTTTGCCGAAGCCCTGGGCGACCTGAATGCCTCCCTAGAACACCTGCGCATCCAGAGCAACCCGGCCTGGCGCGGCCTGCTGCGCTCCCTGCGCGCCCTGGCCGCCAACCTGTCGACCCTGGACCGCCTGCTGGGCGACGCCGCCAACCCCGACAGCCTGGCCGATGCCACCGACAGCAGCCTGCTGGACCGTGCACCGCGCAACCTCAAGGAAATGTGGACACGCCTGCGCACGCAGTTGACGCCGACTTCGTTGCTGTTCCGCCATGCCCTGCGCCTGCCCCTGGCGCTGAGTATCGGCTACTGGATGGTGCACTTGATTCACCCGTCCCAAGGCTATTGGATCATCCTCACCACGCTGTTCGTGTGCCAGCCAAACTACGGCGCCACCCGACGCAAGCTGGGCCAGCGGATCATCGGCACGGCCATCGGCCTGACCATCGCCTGGGCGCTGTTCGACCTGTTCCCCAACCCGCTGATCCAGTCGATGTTCGCCATCGCCGCGGGCCTGGTGTTCTTTATCAACCGCACCACGCGCTACACCCTGGCGACTGCCGCGATCACGCTGATGGTGCTGTTCTGCTTCAACCAGGTGGGCGACGGCTACGGGCTGTTCCTGCCACGGCTGTTCGATACCTTGCTCGGCAGCCTGATCGCCGGACTGGCGGTGTTCCTGTTCCTGCCGGACTGGCAGGGCCGGCGCCTGAACAAGGTGCTGGCCAATACCCTGACCTGCAACAGCATCTACCTGCGCCAGATCATGCAGCAGTACGCCGCGGGCAAAAGCGACGACCTGGCTTACCGCCTCGCCCGGCGCAATGCCCACAACGCCGACGCCGCGCTGTCCACCACCCTGGCGAACATGCTGATGGAGCCGGGGCATTTCCGTAAGGAAGCGGACGTGGGGTTCAGGTTCCTGGTGCTGTCCCACACGCTGCTCAGCTACCTGTCGGGGCTGGGCGCCCACCGGGAAACCCAACTGCCGGCGGAAGTGCGCGAGCACTTGATCGAAGGCGCCGGGAAGACGCTGGCGGCGAGCATCGACGAGATCGCCACGGGGCTGGCGAACAAGCAGCCAATTGCGATTCAGAGTGATGCCGAGGAAGCCTTGGCAGTGGATCTGGAGCAGATGCCGGATGAGATTGATGAAGGGCAGCGGCTGGTGCAGACGCAATTGGCGCTGATCTGCCGGCAACTGGGGCCGTTGCGCACGTTGGCGGCTCACCTGATCAAAGATACCAGCGAAGCCTGAACCCTCTTCGCGAGCAAGCCCGCTCCCACATTCGGCCGAGCTCCACCTTTGGAATGCGGTCGAATGTGGGAGCGGGCTTGCTCGCGAAGGGGCCATTAGCCTCACTACATCCCGTGCTGCTTCATCAACCGCGCATAACTGCCATCTGCCTTCATCCTGGCAATCTCCCGATCAAACCCGGCAACAATCTGCTGATGCTGAGGATTTTTCAGGCTAACCAGAATGTGAAGGCTGTTTTCGCTCAGCGGCACCGGCAAAAACTCCACCGCGTTGCGCACGGTGGCGGACTCTCGAGCCAGGTAGTAGCGGGCGACGAATTCGTCCTCCAGCGTCAGCCGCACCCGCTGCGCCGCCAGCATGCGCACGGCCATGGCGAAGTTATGCACCGGGACTTTCTGCAATTGCGGATCGGCATCGAACGCCGCTGAATAGGCATAGCCACGCACCACCGCGACGGGGTAGTCGTGCAACTGCTCCAGGTTCTGGTAGTCGATGGGATCGTCGCGGCGCTTGAGAAACAGCACCCGGTTGAGCAGGTATTCGCCGGAAAACTGCCCCAGCTGAGTACGCGCATCGTCGTACCAGGCGTTCACCAATACGTCGTAACGCCCATCGCCCACACCCATCAGGGCGCGGGCCCAGGGCACCTGTTCAAACTCACTGGCATAGCCGGCACGGGCCAGGGCGGTGGTCACGATGTCGGTGGCCAAACCACCATTGACCAGGGTGGCGTCAGTGAACGGCGGCCAGGCATCCGCCACCAGTCGCAAGCGTTCTGCCGCCACCGCCTGGGCCAGCAACAACAAACCGATCAAAGCAACGGCACGAGAAAATCGCGGCATGCTCAAGTCCTTGGCGGGCATTCTATGGCCTGACCTCTGGGGCAACCCGAGGATTTAACAGTAGCTCATCAATGAGCCTGTACTGCAGATTACACAAAGACGACAGCGTCGCACGCAGAGAATGATGGCAAATTGATCTCACTCACAAAAAAACCGCAATTTAGACACTCGCCTCCCGCGCGCTTACTATCCTGACCAGACAATCAGCCGAGAGAACACCATGACAGTCGAATGGGTCTGCAAACACCACAGTGACCTGGGCAAGGAGCAGCTGTACGCCATTTTGCGCCTGCGCTCGGAGGTCTTCGTGGTCGAGCAGAAATGCGTGTACCAGGACATCGACGGCCAGGACCTGGACGGTGATACCCATCACCTGATGGCCTGGGATGATGGTCAACTGCAGGCCTACCTGCGCCTGCTGGATCCTGAATCACAGGGTGGTGATGTGGTGATCGGCCGGGTGATCGTTGCGCCGAGCGCGCGGGGTACCGGGCTGGGCCACCAGATGATGGATGAGGCCCTCAGGCAGGCAGAGAAACAGTGGCCCGACGTGCCGATCTATCTGTCGGCCCAGGCGCATTTGCAGGGGTATTACGGGCGGTACGGGTTTGTGGTGGCGGGTGAGGAATACCTTGAGGATGACATTCCACATATAGGCATGCGCCGGGCATGAGGGCCTCTTCGCGAGCAAGCCCGCTCCCACATTTGACCGAGTTCCACCTTTGGAATGCGGTCGAATGTGGGAGCGGGCTTGCTCGCGAAGGCGTCAGCCCGGTCACCACAAGCCTTCAGGGGTAATCCAACACCTGTTTAATGCTCGCCAGGTTCGCCTCGATCCAGCGCCGATCAATCGCGCCCCAATCACGAATCCGATAGCGCCCGGCATGATTGCGGGCCCCGTCTTCCTGTTCAAACTCACACACAATATCCAGGTCCGCCAACGCCGCAATCGTGTCCTGTGCAGTACGCCGGGGCATGCCCGTCACCTCGGTCAGTGCCGGCACGCTGCTGGCCAGCTGGCTATCAATCAGGTACGCCACATACAGGCGCCGGTAGAAGCTGCTTTTGGTCTTGCTCACATCCATGCTCGATCGCCTTTGAAGGTCAGGGCTTGCCCTGCAGGTCCCGCCAGGTCAGGTACACCCGCAGGTCGAATTCCACCTGATGGTAGCCCGGCAACATGTATTCACAGAGTTTGTAGAACGCCTTGTTGTGGTCCGATTCCTTGAAGTGCGCCAGTTCGTGTACCACGATCATGCGCAGAAATTCCGGCGCGGCTTCCTTGAACAGCGAGGCGATACGGATTTCTTTCTTCGACTTGAGGTTGCCACCCTGCACCCGGGAGATGGTGGTGTGCAGGCCGAGGGCGCGGTGGGTCAGGTCCAGGCGGTTGTCGAACAACACCTTGTCGATGGCCGGGGCGTTGCGCAGGTGTTCCTGCTTCAGGGCCTGGGCGTAGTTGTACAGTGCTTTGTCGCTCTGCACGCCATGCCGTTCGGGGTAGCGCTGGGTCAGGTAGTCGCCGAGTTGGTCCTTGGCAATCAACTGGCGCACTTGCTCCTGCAATGCTGGGGGGTAGGCCTGGAGGTATTTCAGCGCGGTCATGGGGTCAACAACGGGTATTTGAATGGGCGCCAGTGTAGCGAATTCAGCGGGCCGCTGCGCGCAGGCGCCAGTCGGCAATTTCATCCGCGATCAACGGCGGCGCCACCTGCGGGCCCTGGATGAACTGGCAGCCGTTGGCCTTGAGCCATTCAACTTGCTCCTGGGTCTCGACGCCTTCGGCAATCACCAGCAGATCAAAATGCCGGCACAATTCGATAATGCTGCGCGCCATCGCCGCGTCCCGGGATGAACCCGGCAGGCGGGCGATCAGCTTCGGGTCGAGCTTTAGG from Pseudomonas sp. NC02 encodes:
- the yccS gene encoding YccS family putative transporter yields the protein MSSTSFKQSMRRLWALDKFSYSVRVFIALTGSMALCWYQNEMALLIPLFLGIIASALAETDDNWQGRLNALAVTLVCFSTAALSVELLFPYPWIFAIFLALSSFGLTMLGALGERYGAIASATLILSVYTMIGVDQRGGAVTDFWHEPLLLVAGAAWYGALSVLWQVLFSNQPVQQSLARLFRELGRYLKLKSSLFEPIRQLDVEARRLELAQQNGRVVAALNAAKEIILHRVGNGRPGSKVSRYLKLYFLAQDIHERASSSHYPYNALAEAFFHSDVLFRCQRLLRQQGKACQTLAESIQMRQPFVYDDSFAEALGDLNASLEHLRIQSNPAWRGLLRSLRALAANLSTLDRLLGDAANPDSLADATDSSLLDRAPRNLKEMWTRLRTQLTPTSLLFRHALRLPLALSIGYWMVHLIHPSQGYWIILTTLFVCQPNYGATRRKLGQRIIGTAIGLTIAWALFDLFPNPLIQSMFAIAAGLVFFINRTTRYTLATAAITLMVLFCFNQVGDGYGLFLPRLFDTLLGSLIAGLAVFLFLPDWQGRRLNKVLANTLTCNSIYLRQIMQQYAAGKSDDLAYRLARRNAHNADAALSTTLANMLMEPGHFRKEADVGFRFLVLSHTLLSYLSGLGAHRETQLPAEVREHLIEGAGKTLAASIDEIATGLANKQPIAIQSDAEEALAVDLEQMPDEIDEGQRLVQTQLALICRQLGPLRTLAAHLIKDTSEA
- a CDS encoding ABC transporter substrate-binding protein, which produces MPRFSRAVALIGLLLLAQAVAAERLRLVADAWPPFTDATLVNGGLATDIVTTALARAGYASEFEQVPWARALMGVGDGRYDVLVNAWYDDARTQLGQFSGEYLLNRVLFLKRRDDPIDYQNLEQLHDYPVAVVRGYAYSAAFDADPQLQKVPVHNFAMAVRMLAAQRVRLTLEDEFVARYYLARESATVRNAVEFLPVPLSENSLHILVSLKNPQHQQIVAGFDREIARMKADGSYARLMKQHGM
- a CDS encoding GNAT family N-acetyltransferase translates to MTVEWVCKHHSDLGKEQLYAILRLRSEVFVVEQKCVYQDIDGQDLDGDTHHLMAWDDGQLQAYLRLLDPESQGGDVVIGRVIVAPSARGTGLGHQMMDEALRQAEKQWPDVPIYLSAQAHLQGYYGRYGFVVAGEEYLEDDIPHIGMRRA
- a CDS encoding helix-turn-helix domain-containing protein, with the protein product MDVSKTKSSFYRRLYVAYLIDSQLASSVPALTEVTGMPRRTAQDTIAALADLDIVCEFEQEDGARNHAGRYRIRDWGAIDRRWIEANLASIKQVLDYP
- a CDS encoding M48 family metallopeptidase; this translates as MTALKYLQAYPPALQEQVRQLIAKDQLGDYLTQRYPERHGVQSDKALYNYAQALKQEHLRNAPAIDKVLFDNRLDLTHRALGLHTTISRVQGGNLKSKKEIRIASLFKEAAPEFLRMIVVHELAHFKESDHNKAFYKLCEYMLPGYHQVEFDLRVYLTWRDLQGKP